The Pyrenophora tritici-repentis strain M4 chromosome 9, whole genome shotgun sequence sequence GTTCGATTCCGTGAGCGGGCACTTAAGATCTTCACCACTATTCATTTTTTTGCCGAAATCCCGGTCTTGGATGGGAGAGAAAAAGGACGAGGTAGATATGAGGAAGAAGTGATTTCATTTTTTGTTCATGTAGCGTAGTGTGAGGAGTAAAAATCAGATGGAGGAAGAACGGATAAGTATAAATACAGATCTTCGCTTCTACTTGCTATTTGTTACATGATGCTTGTTATCACAGACGGATAAAGAAAGTATGGCATCTTATCATTTAGCGTAACACATCATTCATCACATGCAAAACAGTCCACTCAATCATCAAGTTGTAAACAAGAAATCGTCGTTGATTTTTCTTACAATACCCACAGCAGCATCCTACGCATGAACCTTTTGTTGTTTCCCTCCAATAAGCGCCAAAATATTGGTGAAAAGGCCCTGTGGCGGCGGAGGCACCGTTCCATCATGCAGCACATTCTGCAGGTCCTGAAGATTAAACACATGCTCATCATACTCCATGTCCTGCGTGAGATCCTCCTCCACAACGAACTTCGCCAATGGTCTATCGTCCGCcatctcctcgtcttcctctTGTTCTTGTGTCGCAAGGTAAGTCACGCGCATGTCGGTTGTCTCTGGCGGGGGAGAGGGGAGTTGCAAAGGACCGGCAGTCGGGGTGATGGTTTTGATGTAAGACCGAGAATCAAGCACCACGTAACCGCTTTCGCTTCTTCTTGAGACGAGGGCTAGGGAGATGCCGAAGAAAGTGTCTTTGAAGATTGGGTTCTGGCGCTCGGGCGTGTAGATGCATACTCTGGATGAAGCGCTTTTGACGTTGGTCGAGAACTTCTCGTTCTTTTCGAATTGGGGGAGCGAAACGGCGAAAGTGCCGTCTGTCTCATTGATGGCTAGTCGAACCAAGGGTACGCGTTCCAGACGTCCCATACTAGGGGTTTGGATAGCAAGGCTGTGTGCGAGACGGTCAGATACCATGTCCCAGACGGTAATGGCGTCGGCGACTACGATGAGGTACTGTCCTACAAATCCCATGCCAGAGAGCGCTGTCACGTCAATCTCGGTTAGTGATCGTCGGATTGTCGCAGTGTGTGCGTCAATCAAGTGTGTGACACCAGCATCTTCTTCAAGGTCCCATGAGATGGAGACGGCAAGAACGGATCCATCTGCAGAAAAGGCTAGGCGTGAAGTGCGTGGCGGCAATGATTGTTGTGAACCTTCGGTAATATCAAGCTTGTCGTTGATCTCAACTGTGCGATCCAAAGACCACGTGACGAGTCCTTCTTGCTGAGCTCCGCGAACCACGACCCCGTCGCGTGAGCGCGTCTTGGGTCTCCATATCCGTACGACATGGTCTTCTCCAACAGTAGCAAAGCCGGCATTAGCAGGATCGGCAATGAGATCAAAGACACGGCCATTGCCGCAGACATCCTCAAAGAAATGCGGCGCATCGATTCGAGTTTCCAGCTTCCACTGCGTAGTGTTTTTGTCGCGTCGCCAGATCTTGAGATACACCTCGCGACGGTTCACACGCTCTTGCTCGTTAAACTCTGGAATGCCTTCGTTCAAGTAACCGGTATCAGACCGCGGTGGAATCCATTCGTCAACAGTTGCGAGCCATTCTCCATCATGGCTGATCTGAATATGGGTAACTTTGGGCTCTTTGATCCGGCTGCCATCGGGTCCTACGTTTGACTCTGTGGCATTGTTGCGAGTGAGTGCCTGTCGGGCCTTGGCGCGTTCATTGGCTAGATCGAAAGTTTGAAGGTATGGCTCGGGCCTCAGGCCCTCCTTCTTACGACGAGGTTGTGACGAAGGTACCGCAAAAACAACTTCGTAAGGGTTTGTCGGATTGACACATGTAGGCACCGCTTCAAACATATCCAGATGCATCTTGTCAGACTTTGTCTCCCTGGGCAGTTGGTCGATATCAATTCGTCGTGATTGAATACCGATGATGTTCGACCGCGCCTCGAGTTCGGTCGTGGAAAGGACAATGATCGAGTTGTTGGCTAGTGTCAAGGCATAGGATGCGCCAGTGGGAGAGACGACGACGTTTTCGATAGCGGCGGAAAGATGGGGCAGATGCTGTGGTAGTCCCGTGGCAAGCTGCCAGATCGTAAGGACAGTTTCATCGCCACCGGAAATGACATAGTTGCCTTGATAGGGTTAGCATTTGATTTGCCATGAGTGAGAACTAACATACCATCCAGCGACCACTTGACTGCACCCACCGCTTCTCTATGCCAGTGCAATCGCTTTGGCCTAAGACTATCAGCGCTGTCCAGCCTATCCTTCTTGCCCTTTTGACTGCTCTCAACCGCAGCAATGGAGGCCAATATGTCTTCAAAGAGCAGGATGACACCAGTCTCGTCACCAACGGCAATGTCGATAACGTCTCGTTGGTCATGTGCGGCCTTTTTTCCATTGCCAGGCTCATTTTGCTCGCGGTGATAAACATCGAAAGTGGTGATGTGCTTTGACAACTTGAATTCGCGCCAGAGATATTCAAACTCCGCGAGAGCTGTCCTGCTGGGCTTTACGCGCTTTCCAATAGTGATGGAATCGGCAGTAGCCACGACGACGTATTTGCCCTGAAGAAGCACCCTGATACCGCAAATCTCGGAGTTGGTCTTGAGCAACTGCTTCAGTTGTGACCTCTCGGACTTTTCGGACGTCTGGCGGCTGGTGCGAAGTGCTCGTATGCAGACGCTGTCTGCTTCATGGCAGTATACAAAGTCTTCATCAGACGCAGGCTTGATGATGACTGCCATGTTTTTGACTTTGACATCAACATGCCAGCGACCGATCTGTCTAGCAGCTACCCAGTCCCACATTATGATTTGTCCGACGGAATAGGCGACGTAAACTAAGTGAGGCGAAGTAGCCGATAGAGCGTAGGCTGTAATGTTTCCGATGTCTCCTTCGGATAGAGTATGTGCGAGCAGAGATGTCTCGGTGCTGTAGACGCGCAAGATGTTGGAATCGGCGACAAGCAAATATTTCTCATCAGTAGAAAATATAGGATCCGCAGGCAAAAACCACCCTCCTTGAGATGCAGATGTAGTATAACGTGTCGACTTTCTGCTCTTCGTTATCGGTACTGACGGTTCTGTCTCGACAAGTTCATCACGCTTCGCCTTGtccttgcgcttcttctccttcttgtccttcttTTTGTGCTCTACCTTCTCCGCCGCCTGTGGTGTGCCATGCGCTTCGCCATTCACTACTTCCTCCACTAATCGTTTAGGCGCTTTACTTGGAGTCTGCGTCGCAGTGGCTGCATCTTTTTCATCGTCATTGGCAGACCCATTTTCCCGTGCTGGAGATTTGTTGGCTTTCAATGCAGTTACGGGTGTTTCACTCGTCGCATCTTTGCTCGCACCATTCGTCGTGGGCATCGCATTTGATTGCTTCTTGGACGTAGACGTATTCTTGGTTTTGGGTGTCGAATTGGTCGCCGGAGTTCCAGG is a genomic window containing:
- a CDS encoding WD domain containing protein — encoded protein: MADVAPQLKRKREEAAAQKKAKKQRKDEAAAALENSRNGQPGTPATNSTPKTKNTSTSKKQSNAMPTTNGASKDATSETPVTALKANKSPARENGSANDDEKDAATATQTPSKAPKRLVEEVVNGEAHGTPQAAEKVEHKKKDKKEKKRKDKAKRDELVETEPSVPITKSRKSTRYTTSASQGGWFLPADPIFSTDEKYLLVADSNILRVYSTETSLLAHTLSEGDIGNITAYALSATSPHLVYVAYSVGQIIMWDWVAARQIGRWHVDVKVKNMAVIIKPASDEDFVYCHEADSVCIRALRTSRQTSEKSERSQLKQLLKTNSEICGIRVLLQGKYVVVATADSITIGKRVKPSRTALAEFEYLWREFKLSKHITTFDVYHREQNEPGNGKKAAHDQRDVIDIAVGDETGVILLFEDILASIAAVESSQKGKKDRLDSADSLRPKRLHWHREAVGAVKWSLDGNYVISGGDETVLTIWQLATGLPQHLPHLSAAIENVVVSPTGASYALTLANNSIIVLSTTELEARSNIIGIQSRRIDIDQLPRETKSDKMHLDMFEAVPTCVNPTNPYEVVFAVPSSQPRRKKEGLRPEPYLQTFDLANERAKARQALTRNNATESNVGPDGSRIKEPKVTHIQISHDGEWLATVDEWIPPRSDTGYLNEGIPEFNEQERVNRREVYLKIWRRDKNTTQWKLETRIDAPHFFEDVCGNGRVFDLIADPANAGFATVGEDHVVRIWRPKTRSRDGVVVRGAQQEGLVTWSLDRTVEINDKLDITEGSQQSLPPRTSRLAFSADGSVLAVSISWDLEEDAGVTHLIDAHTATIRRSLTEIDVTALSGMGFVGQYLIVVADAITVWDMVSDRLAHSLAIQTPSMGRLERVPLVRLAINETDGTFAVSLPQFEKNEKFSTNVKSASSRVCIYTPERQNPIFKDTFFGISLALVSRRSESGYVVLDSRSYIKTITPTAGPLQLPSPPPETTDMRVTYLATQEQEEDEEMADDRPLAKFVVEEDLTQDMEYDEHVFNLQDLQNVLHDGTVPPPPQGLFTNILALIGGKQQKVHA